CTGCGGCCGAGAAGATGGATACGTTCATCGCAGCGCTGCGCGCCGGATTCGAGGGCGACGTGGTCGCGGTCGACGAGCGCCTCACGAGCGCGGCCGCCGATGCCAAGCTGCGCGGCGCGCAGATGAGCGGCGCCCGACGGCGCGAGCTCGTCGATCGTTTTGCGGCTGTCGAGATCCTCGAGTCATATCGAGCCGCGCGGCGCCGGAGCGGCGGTCAAGCGTGAAGACGCGCTGGGTCGCGGCGGTCGCCATCGGCCTTGCCGCTGTCATCGCCCTCGCGCTCGGAGTCCTCGGCTGGCTGATCGAGGGCGACTCCTCGCTGCCGCAGGCGCCGGTCAGCGTCGATGTGCCGCCAGGCTTCGGCATCGGACAGATCGCGCAGGAGCTGCGCGCGGCCGGCGTGGTGCGCTCGGCTTCGTTGTTGAAATACTATGCGGCCGCACGCGGCATCGCAGCGAAGGTCGACGCCGCGCAGTACGACTTCCCGG
Above is a window of Candidatus Eremiobacteraceae bacterium DNA encoding:
- the ruvX gene encoding Holliday junction resolvase RuvX, translating into MKGAILAVDVGSVRIGIAVCESLELPALPVTTLAHTSREKDVAAIAALARERDAHTIVVGYPLRLDGQRGPAAEKMDTFIAALRAGFEGDVVAVDERLTSAAADAKLRGAQMSGARRRELVDRFAAVEILESYRAARRRSGGQA